The nucleotide sequence gtgcaagctcggctcactgtaacatccaactcctgggttcaagcaattctcctgcctcagcctcccgagtagctgggattacaggcatgtgccaccatgcctggctaatttttgtatttttagtagagacggggtttctacatgttggccaggctggtctcgaactcctgacctcatgcgaCCTGcccgctgagattacaggcgtgagccaccacgcctggctctttTATGTaacaagttttttaaaagcatgcaCCTGTTCTCAAGCTTTCTACTATTCAGGGAAATGTGTACATGAAAACAACGTGTTTTTTGTCCCTCTGTCTAGCAAAACTTAGAAAGGTTGTACTATCCAGTGCAGGCAGGGGTGTGAGGAAACGGGGACTCCCATTCACTGCTGCTGGGACTCTAACTAGCACTGCCTTTTTGGAGGATAATATGAACCCATGTGCCAAAGTAAAATGAACGTGGTTTATGACCTCACAGTTTCCATCTAAGAACTGATCTACCCAAATCCTTGAACATATGTACCAAGAAGTATAAGAGTATCACATTCAGGACAGTTTCATACAAGAGTATATTCTACAgccatttaaaaaaggaaaaagcatggccaggagtggtggctcacacctgtaatttcagaactttgggaggccgatgcaggtgaTCTCATgaagccaaggagtttgagaccagcctgggcaacaaagtaacaCACTGTcttggctgggctcggtggctcatgcctgtaatcccagcactttgggaggccaaggcgggtggatcacctgaggtcagaagttcgagactagcctggccaacatggtgaaaccccgtctctactaaaaatataaaaaattagccgggcgtggtggtgggcgcctgtaatcccagctacccaggaggctgaggcaggagaattgcttgagcccaggagacagatgttgtagtgaaccaagatcatgccactacactctagcactccagcctgagcaacaaagcaagactctatttcaaaaacaaaacaaaacaaacgctgcctctacaaaaaataaaataagtagctgggtgtagtgatgcatgcctgtagtctcagctacttggaaggctgaggtggaaggatcactggaacccaggggttgaggctgcagtgagctatgactgcaccactgcactctagcctgggtgacagagcaagaccctgtctctaaaaaaatttttttttttgagatggagtttcactcttgttgcctaggctggagtgcaatggcatgatctcggctcactgcaacctccgccttccgggttcaagcgattctcctgcctcaacctcccaagtagcagggattgtaggcatgcaccaccacgcatggctaattttgtaattttagcagacacgtggtttccccatgttggtcaggctggttttgaactcctgacttcaagtgatccacccgcctcggcctcccaaaatgctgggattacaggtgtgagccacagggtTGGGacaaaatttttttgtaatttttaatttttttgtcttccaAGCCTTCATCATTCaatctttcttaaaataaataaataaataaaaattttaagcagCAGATCTTCTTATGCTGATGCAGTTGAGTGAAAAACAGCAAGTGGCAGACCAGATGCCgcggctcaggcttgtaatcccagcactttaggaggctgaggcaggaggaacacttgaattcaggagtgcAAGGTCAGCCTACGCAACATAGTAAGAGCCTGTGtcataaagaaaaacagtgttgAGGGGGAGCTCAGTCCTTGTTTTTGCATATGGCCTTTGAAGatcaaaacatcttttttttttttttttttttttctggccttcGAGCTGTCCAGAGGTTTTAAACAAACTAcctgaacaaaataaacaaatgggacctGAGATCTGTCTTCAAATGATTTTGGGGGGCAATACTCCTCCTAaggcctttaaatattttttatggtaAAAACGAACGtcagtagccaggcgtggtggctcaagcctgtaatcccagcactttgggaggctgaggcaggcggatcacctgaggtcaggagttcaagactagcctggccaacatggtgaaaccccatcactactaaaaatacaaaattaagctgggcacagtggctcacacctgtaatcccagcactttgggaggccaaggcaggcagatcatgaggtcaggcattcaagaccggctgaccaatatggtgaaatcccatgtctactaaaaatacaaaaaaaattagttgggcgtggtggcgtgtgcctgtagttccaggtactcgggaggctgaggaaggagaatcacttgaacccaggaggtggaggttgcagtgagccaagatcacaccactgcattccagcctggacgacagaacgagactctgtctcaaaaataaaaataaaaataaaaataaaaatacaaaattagccaggtgtggtggtgcgtgcctgtaatctcagctactcgggaggccgaggcaggaaaatcacttgaacctaggaggaggaggttggtgacctgagatcgcaccattgcactccagcctgggcaaaaagagcaaaactccaactcaaaaacaaacaaacaaaacaacaacaacaacaaaaataaacatgtcAGTTACTTCAATCGGTAACTACTGTTCCACTACTAGATTGGGGCTGGGGGGGTCCCTGAGCTCACCccctacacaagagggaaaaaaagaaagcattgggAAGGTAAGAGAATTAACTGCTGTCTATACAATACTAATTTTAAGTCCAGAAAATGCAGATTGGTGTGGACTGGCATTGGTCAGTGCAGGGATATGGAAGAGGAGGCTGGAAAAAGCTGATAGCCAGAAAGGGCTGAGAGAAGTCCAGGTGCCAGGTCCTGCTGAAGAGCAGGGGATCATTAGAGAGGCTGTGGGACAAATTATAGGAGCTGGGGAGGCGGGGTCTGGGTCTGAGGCAGTGGGGGTATAGGCTGAGAAAGGTGGGATAAGAGCTTTAACAAAACCTGTTTGAACGTGGTATGGGACTGTAAGGGGTGGAGATCTGACTAGAAACTGGAACAACGGGACTAGAACAGGAAAGCGAAACCTGAacctgaaatcattttttttttttgagatagaggttcactttgtcaccaggctagagtgcaatggtgcgatcttggttcaccgcaacctcctcctcccaggttcaagcgagtctcctgcctcagcctcccgagtagctgggactacaggtggccaccactatgcacaggtaattttttttgtatttttagtagagacgtggtttcaccacattggccagcctggtcttgaactcctgacctcaggtgatccacctgccttggcctcccagagtgttgggattacaggtgtgagccactgcaccaggctgaaatcatttttcataaaacaaaacaaatgcccTGCAACTGTATATACATCTGCATAGCTATGTgtacacagacatgcacacatgtacacaagtGGTTGAGAAGGACACAGACCGTACTGGTAACATGGAGCTATCTCAGGAGAAGGGATGTGGGGGCGAGTGGGTTGTGGGGGAACTGGGACTTCCATCTTTTTCTATTAAGCCCTTTATTAATGTTCAAATTGTTAACACCTAGCACACTAcccaatttttaaagtattaaaaaaaaaaaaaacaaaaaacccagctgggtgtggtggctcacacctgtaatgccagcactttgggaggccaaggaaggaggatcacctaaggtcaggagttcgagaccagcctggccaacatggtgaaatcttatctctactaaaaatacaaaaattagctgggtgtggtggcgggcatctgtagtcccagctactcgggaagctgaggcaggagaatgacatgaacctgggaggcggagcttgcagtgagccgagactgtgccactgcactccagcctgggcgacagggcgagactccgtctcaaaaacaaaacaaaaccaaacccatgATTTCTAAGTACACAAGCCTCTGACTCCTATCTGTTTTAAGGCCCCCACAAAGCCATGTTCCAATCCAGTGCCTCCCTGAGAGGATCAAGGACTGGGCCCTGCTTTACCTGGCTGGTTTGACCTCTTCCATCTCGGAGAGTTTGGCTTGAATGAGGCACAGCCCTAGAAGAGAAGAAGTGGCCCTGAGCATTCGTGAGGGGAGAGGGCTCCCTCCCTCCTAACCTTCCCCTTTCCCAAGAAGCAGTGCTGGATGGAGAAAGGCCCATGTTTACTCTTCTAGAAATTCCATCTCTGCCCCCATGCCACATCCACCTGAGGACGTCTGGCATCTGCTCTCCCATGACAGGCCAGCATCTGATAAGATCCCTTGGGCAGCATGCTAGACTCAGAGCTAAAGGGACAGCACTCAATGGTGACTCAGTGGTGGCCCAACCCCAGGGGTCTTCCCAGTACACTTCCGAGCAGATCTGGCTCCCCTGCTCCAGCAAAGTAGCTGGGGCTTTGAGGGTGGCTTCCTGGATAAAGACAAGTTGGGTAAGGGTAGAACTCATGGCTGGGCCAACAGGACACTTCTCCAGGGATCTGGTGGTAGATCTGTGTCTGGAACCCAGGTCCTCTGATGTCTGTGTCAGGGTGTCACCCCTAGACCCTACTGCTCTCTGGGCTGTAATGGGCTGAACCAGCCAGACAGATCCCTCAGTTAGGGAGCAGCAGACACCTGAATGAATGGTTAAGAGAACAGACTCTGAACCCAGACAGTGTGGGATGGAAAAGGTTTGTTACTAGTCGAGTTTGTTAAGCTCTAGGCAAGTCTGTGACCCTTTCTGAGCCCCACGTGCCATCAGTAAACTGGAGATCACAACTACACCTTCTTTCCAGGTAAACTGGAGATCACAACTACACCTTCTTTCCAGGTAAACTGGAGATCACAACTACACCTTCTTTCCAGGAGATAATGCTTGGACAGGGGCCATCACAGAGGCGAGGCAGTTGATTAGTCAGTGATGGTGGTTACTCTCTCCTGCATGTTTGGATTAAGTAGGGAGCAGAGGCTAGGGAGGCCCTGGGAGTCTGTGCTGTGGGGCTGTGATGGGGCGCCAGGGGTCCGCACCTGGGAAGACGAAGATGAAGCAGGCGGCCAGGCCTCCAATGACTGAGATCACCTTGCCGATGTCAGGGATGAAGAGCGCCAGCAGCAGGGTGAGCAGGAACCAGACCAGCGTCTGCAGCACTCGCCGCCGCCGCTCCCGCCCCACGTCCTCCTCCACTGGCACCCCCTGGTAGCGCAGCCACAGGCCTTCCACCACCGCCCTGCCCACATGGAGAGGGGCTTAGAGGTGCTCCTGCCGCTAGCAGCCTCCCACCTCTAGCTCACAGGAGCCAGACTCCTAATTGGGTAGACGGCAGGGAAAGCCCcattcctgagcctcagtttcctcttctgtaaaatgggccacCAGCACTCTGTTTACCACGGGGACTAGAGATGGTGAATGTGGAGAGCTTAGCACTTTGCTTTACATCACATGGAAACTGATATagttttttccttaaaaggaaCTCTCTGGGGTATGCAAAGGGCAGGGTGTCCACGTGAAAGCTCAGGAAAGGATCTGGATAgagattcttttgtttttttctgagacagggtctggctctctcacccaggctggagtgcggtggtgcaatcttggctcactgcagccttgaactcctgggctccagccatccttctgcctcagcctcccaagtggctgagtagctgggaccacaggtgcatgccaccacacctggctatttattttattttgtgtagagatgggggtctcactaggttgcccaagtggtcttgaactcctgggctcaagtgatccttctgcctcagcctccaaaagtgctgggattagagacatgagccaccgtgccatgccctggatattctttttttttttttgagacggagtctcgctctgtcgcccaggctggagtgcagtggcgctatctcggctcactgcaagctccgcctcccgggtttacgccattctcctgcctcagcctcccgagtagctgggactacaggcgcccgccacctcgcccggctaatttttttgtatttttagtagagacggggtttctttttttttttttttttttttttttttgagacggagtcttgctctgtcacccaggctggagtgcagtggccggatctcagctcactgcaagctccgcctcctgggtttacgccgttctcctgcctcagcctcccgagtagctgggactataggcgcccgccacctcgcccggctagtttttttgtattttttagtagagacggggtttcaccgtgttagccgggatcgtctctcgatctcctggcctcgtgatctgcccgtctcggcctcccaaagtgctgggattacaggcttgagccaccgcgcctagagacggggtttcattgtgttagccaggatggtctcgatctcctgacctcgtgatccgcccgtctcggcctcccaaagtgctgggattacaggcttcagccaccgcgcccggccgccctgGATATTCTTACAGGACTCACGGAATGTTCTGGTGACCCCAGGACAAAGGGCGCTTCTGAGACCTGTCTTGGGATACGTAGGGACCCATCCTAGGCACTGACCCTTTCCTACAGGCTTCAGTTTCTCCTTCTACAGGATGGGGTCCACACAAGGCCAAAGGACCATGCTGGAAGGGCTCACAGGGGCTCGGAGGGGCCCTGGGGAGTGGAAGGGGGCTCACCGCCCACAGAAGTGCAGGATAGGGTAGGAGGTGAGCACGCTCAGGATGATGAAGGCTCGGGCAACGGCCACAGCCATGTCCTCCGAGGGGTAGGACAGGAGCACGTCAGGATCCACAGCAGCTCCAAAGGTCAGGAAGCCACAGATGCCTGGGGGCCGGAACAGCTGGGTCAGGGCAACCGTGGGAGGGTAGTGGGGTGGACTGTGCACTCCACCTAGGGACAACATCAGCTGGGAGGCTGCTATAGCAGCTCTGGACACTTAGACGGAGGCTCAGAGTGGGAGATGGGGCTCTGATCAGATGCCTCCCTCCCTGACTTCTCATATCCCCCATCACTGGAAGCCCTCTAGCCCCCAGCTTTGTGAGCTTAAACTTGCCCAGCACATTCCCACCTCAGCGCCTCGGCACTGACTGTTCTATCTGGCAGAGCTTCAGATGCCATCTCCTCATCATGCGGGTTTCAGTTTAGATGTCCTTCCTCAGAGAATGCTTCCTGCCAGTCCAGCTACCATGATACAATGACCCCCACCCCAGGTACTCTCTCACATCACCctgtcctatttttcttttcttttttgagacacagtcttgctctgttacccagactagagtgcagtagtgtgatcatggctcaccgcagccttgacctcctcagctcaagtgattctcccacctgagcctcccaagtaactaggactacaggcagatgccaccacatccagttaatttttttgtagagatggggttgtgctttgttgcccagtctggtctcaaactcctgggctcaagcaatcctcctacctcaccctcccaaagtgtgagccaccacgcccagccttcttttttttttgaaacagtcttcctttgtggcccaggctggagtgcagtggtgcaatctcggctcactgcaacctcagcctcccaggttcaaacaattctcctgcttcagcctcccaagtagctgggactacaggcactcgccaccacgcctggctaatttttgtatttttagtagagatggggtttcaccatataaaccaggctggtcttgaactcctgaccttgtgattcacctgcctcagcctcccaaagtgctgagattacaggcatgagccaccacacctggccttttttctttttttttttttgagatggagtttcgctcttgttgcccaggctggagcgcagtggcatgatctcggctcactgcaacctccactttctaggttcaagtgattctcccgcctcagcctcctgagtagctgggattacagcaggtgcacgccaccatgcctggctcttttttttttttttttttgagacagagtcttgctctgtcgtgcCCAGtctggcctcctgggttctcatgcctcagcctcctgagcagctggggttacaggcacctgccgccaacgcctggctaattttttttttttttgagatggagtttcgctctttcgcccaggctggagtgcagtggtgtgatttcggctcactgcaacctctgccttccggtttcaagtgattctcctgcctcagcctcccaagtagctgggattacaggcgcctgccaccacgcctggctaatttttgtatttttagtagagatggggtttcgccatgttggctaggctggtctcgaactcctgaccttgtgatctgcccgcctcagcctcccaaagtgctgggattacaggcgtgagccactgtgcctggccctaatttttgtaattttagtagagatggggtttccccgtgttggctaggctggtcttgaactcctgacctaatgtgatctgcctaccttggcttcccaaagtgctgggattacaggtgtgagccacggtgcctggccgttttttttttttttttttttttaaagacaggaccttgctctgtcactcaggctggagtgaagtggtacaatcatagttcCATAGTAGCCTTGAATTCTTAGGCTCGAGTACctcccgacttggcctcccaagtcgctgggactacaggcacagacacatgccaccacgcccggctaattttttttttttttttgaagacagagtctcactctatcccccaggctagagtacagtggcgtgaacttggcttactgcaacctctgcctcccacgttcaagcgattctcatgcctcagcctcctgagtagctgggcttacaagcacctgccaccacgcctagttaatttttgtaattttagtagagacaaggttttgccatgttgggacaggctggtcttgaactcctggtctcaagtgattcgcccaccttggcctctcaaagtgctgggattacaggagtgagccaccgtgcctggccaatgcctggctaattctttaatttttgtagagatgagtctcactatgttgccgaggctggtcttgaactcctggcctcaagcggttCTCTCATCTCAGCTTTTCCAAGtgttggcattataggcatgaatcactgtgcctgTCCCCTAacactcatttctctctcttttttagagacagggtctcgctctgttgcccaggttggagtgtagcgGCATGATCATGGGTCTCTACAGCCTTTATCTcataggctcaagcgatcctcccacctcagcctccaagtagctgggtccacaggtgcatgtcaccacacctggctaatttttaaatttttttgtagagatggagtttcaccatgttgcctggcctgtcttgacctcctgggctcaagagaacctcccatcttggcctcccatagctgagattataggtgtgaaccacagtgATCAGCCTTatctctttctaattttttttttttaaactgtactATTACACTGGTCTTtaagtaaacaataaaaaaaaattaatttttttcacaggcttattttctgtctccccAGTCAGAATATGAGCTCCAGGAGAACAGGGATTTGGCTATTTGCCTCTCTTATTCCTGGCTGTGTATTCAGAGGCTAGAACAGTACTGGCCCAGGCAGCTCCTATTGTCTGTCCATGGAAAGAACTCAGGGGATCCTTCTTCCGGGGTCTCCTAGACTTGCTCACTCATCCCAACCACtctccacactgcagccagagCCATCTTTCCCCGAACCATCCCCCCTGCTTAAAACGCTTCCTCTCTGACTCCCAGAAGCCCTCAAGGTCCAACAGGATCTGGCTGCCAGTGCCTGTCTGGCCTCACTGCCTGTCACCTGCCCCCATCACACACCACTCCAGCCACGCAGACCTTCTTCCTGGCCCCGCCTCAGTGATTTGGTGTTTTGTGGTTCTTCTGTCTAGAACCgttctcccccagcccctcctcttctGGCTCTTTCTCATCATTTGGGCCTCCTCTGAGAAGAACTTTCTATGAACCACTCCCAAAGTCACCCATCCAGTCCCATTCATACCTTCCCCATTTTAGGCTgggttggtggctcacgcctgtaaccccagtactttgggaggccgaggcagaagaattgcttgagcccaggaattcaagactagtctggggaacagagtgagaccttgtctctgctaaaacaaaacaaaacaaaacaaaaaattagctgggcatggtggcacatggctgtagtcccagctactctggaggctgagacaggaggatcacttgaactcggcaggttgaggttacagtgagctatgatcatgccactgcactccagcctgggtgacagtttctgagaccctttctcaaaacacaacaaaatagaacaaaacaaaatacacctCCCCGATTTCACTGTCATCAGGATGCTCGCCACCATCTGGAATTCCTTACTGATTCCCTAGTTACTCCTGCATGACTGTCTCTCCAACAAGAATGTCAACTCCATGAGGGCAAGACCAGCTCCATCTCTCTCCATGGCATCCCCCACACTGAGAACAGTTCCTGGCACTTCCTAGGCACCAACTTAGAactggtgaatgaatggatgaatacgCCACTCTCATCTTGGCAGGAGGAGGCCCCAGGCAGGCCAAGTTCAAGCCAGTGCCTGCACAAGTCATGCTGGGAATGCAGGGCTGTCCCCAGGAAAGCTGGGCCCCAGGACCTGCGGACACCTGTGGAAGTGAGAGCACTCCAGTCCCAGGTCTAGGGGGGAGCACTCACCTGTCCCCATGTAGACAGCGAGGGCTATGACCATGGCAGCTGTCACCACTCCACCCCAGGTCTTCACTTCCGGCCGCTGCATGCTGTTGAAGACGGGCACACTGCTGACGTGGCACTGTCCAGGCGAAGGGCACGGTCATGGTGGGGAAATGACCTCACCCCCAGTTTCCAGAGGAAGGTACCTTGGGAACAAAGACCCCAGGGACAAGGGGCAAGTCCTGAGGCCCCTGCTCTGTCCTTCCCCCCAGGATTTCCTCCATCCTGCCTGggttcctcctccttcctgggtTCCAACCTGGGGTGGGGTGACCTAAGAGGACAGCAGGGACCTTGCAACTGGCACTGGCACCTGAAATCCGAAGCAGATGGTGGGCATGGCATTGAACACAGCCATCCAGGAAGCCGGCCTGTGAACAAACACACAAGGTGCTGCCACCTGGGAACTCCTTGGAGCCACCAACCCACCCCACACCCTCACTTTTCATTCAGCCTACCATGGTCTCCAGCAACTGGCATTCTATAGGTTCCACCCACAGAATTCTGGGAACAGGGAAAAGAGGCATCCCTCTGTCCCAGGCCCCGCTGGGAGGGGACGTGGAGGCTCCAAAAAGCCCCCTAGGACCAAAATCCAGAATTCCTGGCTCCTGGACTGGGGATTTTGCTTCACTGGTTTGTTtctctcaaaaaaaggaaattttttttttttttgagacggagtcttgctctgtcgctcaggctggagtgcagtggtgccatctcagcccactgcaatttctgcctcctgggttcgagccattcccctgccttagcctcctgagtagctgggactacaggcgcccgccaccacgcccggctaatattttgtatttttttagtagagacgtagtttcaccatgttaggcaggatggtctctatctcctgacctcatgatccgcctgcctcggcctcccgaagtgctgggattacaggcgtgagccactgcgcctggccctggttttttttttttaaataataaattcggccgggcgcggtggctcaagcctgtaatcccagcactttgggaggccgaggcgggtggatcacgaggtcaggagatcgagactatcctggctaacatggtgaaaccccgtctctactaaaaatacaaaaaactagccgggcgtggtggcgggcgcctgtagtctcagctacttgggaggctgaggcgggagaatggcgtgaacccgggaggcggagcttgcagtgagccgagatcacgccactgcactccagcctgggagacacagcgagactccgtctcaaaaaaaaaaaaaaggtttaaataataaattcaccCTCAAAGATATAGAAATTACAGATAAGCACATGCTGGAAACATGGGCAATTCCACCCTGGGATTCCACCCTCAGGTTCCTCCACAACCCAAGGCCTAGCCTCACACTGGTTCATCTGTTGGATGTGGGTGGCAAGGTGCCTCCTGTCTCTGATTCTTGCTCTTCCCTCTAGTAACATGAGATCAGGggctctttcctccttcctacAATGACCAAGTCAGCCCTGATGAGCTCATGAGCCTTGAGAAGAGCACCTGTGTGGCCTTCTGGTTCCTGACCCAGCACCTGCTGGGGCCCAAGTGGTGGCTTCTTCCCCATGTCTCCTAGGGCCCTCACCCTCACCTGGTCAGGATGTCCCCTGGGGTCATCTCTTTATCTGGCCAGATGTACTTGATGATAACGATGGCTGTGACGTACCAGGTACCCACGACGCTCAGGAAGCTGCCGGGAAGGAGAGACTAAGTGTCCTCATCCCCAGCTGCCTCTTATCTGATTCCACCCCTAGGGACATCCACCTTCAGCTCTAGTGACCACAAGTGTCCACTGAATGAACCAGGAACTATGCCAAGCAAAGACTCAGTAAATGCCTGAGAAGTAGTTTCAGAGAAACCTGCCACAGCTAGGAGGGAGCTGGACAGCCAAGAGGGGACCCGATCATCATCTCTGGTCATTGGGAAGTGCTGGTTCAGCTCCATGGCTCAGAGACAATGCAGAGAGCAGGGCTCCAAAGCACACCTGGGACTTGAATCAgagcagcccagcctgggcaggggTTGTGGGCAGCCCATCCTCTGAGCCTGGCCTTTGAGAACTACGAGATGCCAGAGGTAAGAGGGTTGAGAGTACAAACACTTTTGTGTCAACATTTATGGGAGCCTGGGAGAGAGTGCAGCATGGCCCCTGCACTTACAGACGGGGAAGCCTAGAATCCCACAGCCTTTCAGATGCTGAGACAGGAAACCAGTTTCCTTCCTTCATGCCAAGCTGCAGGTAAGATGCTGCCAGGCTGACAATCTCAAAGGCCCAAATCCCTTCCTCCCAGGGAAAGCCAGGAGGCCGCCTTCACCATCCAGATACCACCTGTTCTTTCTTTGACAAGGACACTTAGAACTGAATTTCTCATGGATGCAAAAGGACACTTAGAACTGAATCTCTCACGGATGCATCCTTTTCTGTGATGGAgacagaaaccctgcaagccccGGTCTGCCCTGCTTTGCCTACTCTTGCTCCCCAAGGTAAGGTGGCATGGAGGAGCAGGGTTCCCCAGGAGCCCTTGGGTCTACAGCTGCCCAGGATCACAGCTTCTGTCTGACCGGGGCTGGGGCCTCCATACCTGGCATATTTCTGGAAGCCGATCTCCCTGGGAATGGAGAGGGGCAGGATGAAGAGGAAGGCAGTGAGGCTGATGGTGAACTTGCGGTCTGTGTACCAAGGGCCGCTGGCCCCCTCCGGCTCTTTTGCCATCACAGCTATAACTAcacagggaggaaggagggaatgtCAAGCCAGGCCATCACGGGGTGTGGCCCTCCTGCTCCGCTGGGTCCCAGgacctccctctgcctggagggAGGATTCCCAGATGAATGCTGGGCCCAGGTAAGTCCTGGAAAGGTGTTCAGCACCTTTTCCCTCCCCCGCAGGG is from Macaca fascicularis isolate 582-1 chromosome 20, T2T-MFA8v1.1 and encodes:
- the SLC38A7 gene encoding sodium-coupled neutral amino acid transporter 7 isoform X1 is translated as MAQASINSDYSEWGLSTDAGERARLLQSPCVDTAPKSEWEASPGGPDRGTTSTLGAVFIVVNACLGAGLLNFPAAFSTAGGVAAGIALQMGMLVFIISGLVILAYCSQASNERTYQEVVWAVCGKLTGVLCEVAIAVYTFGTCIAFLIIIGDQQDKIIAVMAKEPEGASGPWYTDRKFTISLTAFLFILPLSIPREIGFQKYASFLSVVGTWYVTAIVIIKYIWPDKEMTPGDILTRPASWMAVFNAMPTICFGFQCHVSSVPVFNSMQRPEVKTWGGVVTAAMVIALAVYMGTGICGFLTFGAAVDPDVLLSYPSEDMAVAVARAFIILSVLTSYPILHFCGRAVVEGLWLRYQGVPVEEDVGRERRRRVLQTLVWFLLTLLLALFIPDIGKVISVIGGLAACFIFVFPGLCLIQAKLSEMEEVKPASWWVLVSYGVLLVTLGAFIFGQTTANAIFVDLLA
- the SLC38A7 gene encoding sodium-coupled neutral amino acid transporter 7 isoform X2 gives rise to the protein MAQASINSDYSEWGLSTDAGERARLLQSPCVDTAPKSEWEASPGGPDRGTTSTLGAVFIVVNACLGAGLLNFPAAFSTAGGVAAGIALQMGMLVFIISGLVILAYCSQASNERTYQEVVWAVCGKLTGVLCEVAIAVYTFGTCIAFLIIIGDQQDKIIAVMAKEPEGASGPWYTDRKFTISLTAFLFILPLSIPREIGFQKYARPASWMAVFNAMPTICFGFQCHVSSVPVFNSMQRPEVKTWGGVVTAAMVIALAVYMGTGICGFLTFGAAVDPDVLLSYPSEDMAVAVARAFIILSVLTSYPILHFCGRAVVEGLWLRYQGVPVEEDVGRERRRRVLQTLVWFLLTLLLALFIPDIGKVISVIGGLAACFIFVFPGLCLIQAKLSEMEEVKPASWWVLVSYGVLLVTLGAFIFGQTTANAIFVDLLA
- the SLC38A7 gene encoding sodium-coupled neutral amino acid transporter 7 isoform X3, producing the protein MANCRQGLEKEEIGARKGSEENQIPDLWREGANPLWHSPSGRKQGMLVFIISGLVILAYCSQASNERTYQEVVWAVCGKLTGVLCEVAIAVYTFGTCIAFLIIIGDQQDKIIAVMAKEPEGASGPWYTDRKFTISLTAFLFILPLSIPREIGFQKYASFLSVVGTWYVTAIVIIKYIWPDKEMTPGDILTRPASWMAVFNAMPTICFGFQCHVSSVPVFNSMQRPEVKTWGGVVTAAMVIALAVYMGTGICGFLTFGAAVDPDVLLSYPSEDMAVAVARAFIILSVLTSYPILHFCGRAVVEGLWLRYQGVPVEEDVGRERRRRVLQTLVWFLLTLLLALFIPDIGKVISVIGGLAACFIFVFPGLCLIQAKLSEMEEVKPASWWVLVSYGVLLVTLGAFIFGQTTANAIFVDLLA
- the SLC38A7 gene encoding sodium-coupled neutral amino acid transporter 7 isoform X6 encodes the protein MLVFIISGLVILAYCSQASNERTYQEVVWAVCGKLTGVLCEVAIAVYTFGTCIAFLIIIGDQQDKIIAVMAKEPEGASGPWYTDRKFTISLTAFLFILPLSIPREIGFQKYASFLSVVGTWYVTAIVIIKYIWPDKEMTPGDILTRPASWMAVFNAMPTICFGFQCHVSSVPVFNSMQRPEVKTWGGVVTAAMVIALAVYMGTGICGFLTFGAAVDPDVLLSYPSEDMAVAVARAFIILSVLTSYPILHFCGRAVVEGLWLRYQGVPVEEDVGRERRRRVLQTLVWFLLTLLLALFIPDIGKVISVIGGLAACFIFVFPGLCLIQAKLSEMEEVKPASWWVLVSYGVLLVTLGAFIFGQTTANAIFVDLLA